The Oncorhynchus nerka isolate Pitt River linkage group LG9a, Oner_Uvic_2.0, whole genome shotgun sequence genome has a segment encoding these proteins:
- the LOC135573316 gene encoding mucin-2-like, whose translation MSTKYTTTSETTEEITTGPEPTTTTTTTTPPPTTTTTTTTPPPTTTTTTITLTTTPSTTPSTTPTSPTPTSPTTTPHCLTKTVCEWSDWISKYYPSVGPEGGDFETIENIRKSGINICSQPKEVECRAKDNIYVPLAELGQNVECNPSVGLICRNKDQGIPPICYNYEIRVRCCVDVCSNETPPTAERPTTTIITSTTTPTTRTTTESQTTTTPTTTTTESPTTTTTPTTTTTTTTESQTTTTTPTTRTTTESQTTTTPTTRTTTESQTTTTPTTTTTTEIPTTTTKSTTPSITTIVTEEVTTGPESTTPTTKTTTTTTTESPSTTTTSKTTTYSPTSETTEEITTGPESTTPTTTTTPTTTTEIPSTTTTTKSTTPSITTKVTEEVTTGPESTAPTSTTTTTTTTTTTENPTTTTATTTTTTTEPPTTTTESPTTTTTPTIPSTTTKVTEEVTTGPESTAPTTTTTTTTTTTTTESPTTTTATKSNPTTTPTITPGTLPTITPTTTPTITPTTTPTFTPTTTPTITPTTTPTITPTTTTPTITPTTTPTITPTTTPTITPTTTSTITPTTTPTITPTTTSTITPTTTPTFTPTTTPIITPTTTPTITPTTTPTITPTTTSTITPTTTPTITPTTTITPTTTSTITPTTTSTITPTTTPTITPTTTPTITPTTTPTITPTTTPTITPTTTPIITPTTTPTTTTSPTTLCFCTYKNLHFPAGSLIYNETDGAGWCFTSYCNSSCVVEKQARPCPSTTPATVSTVSATVSTVSTTVSTVSTTTEATHSTTSTLSPTTPYKGCEYVIPPRKDGETWKTDNCTTQTCHRGVITTKFVVCESVEKPVCENGYPPVKVYDESGCCYHYECECICYGWGDPHYVTFDGQYYSFQENCTYVLVKEIVPRQNFSVIIDNYNCDPSGHATCPQSLIVNYKSYKIVLTPKRLNVTTNMVYINGNQIFPTFSNEDLMITSTGVELLLKIPAIKATVMFKSLMFSVTLPNSLFHNNTEGQCGTCDNIRKNDCRLPNGKIDPSCPGMAHEWKIPDVKKPYCERQPPTLPTPKPPTCPSGKTSICDIILSPVFKQCHDVIPQQPFFEACKFDVCHMPNISIGCSSLEAYAVRCAGAGVCIDWRKSTNGTCDLTCPKTKVYKACGSTIQPTCNSRYNEKYVHPCQGAQMARDVVCDSFMEGCFCPEGTILFNTFSDTCVRDCGCTGPDGKPKQFGETWYSNCQKCTCNADTLSVQCEPVKCPPQEIVTCKKYGEVLVNETVDCCQKNTCVAKPVCVHNNTEYTLGENVPNGTCEECKCGPKKDPVSKLYVVECAQINCYTTCPTGYEYEVAPEKCCGTCVQKDCVVGLPDATSHIIQLGKFWSPPSDRCVKYECTKTNSQFIVVESKLKCPVFRPEDCVPGTEKTDANGCCTTCTLISHCDVKNTTTYLEVNNCRSSVPVEISACGGSCGTSSMYSAEKNTLMHSCSCCQEMSTSERKVEMVCPDGKKIMQSYIYIDKCGCHDSECDKKNHLD comes from the exons atgTCAACAAAATATACCACAACAAGTGAAACAACGGAGGAAATTACAACTGGTCCAgaaccaacaacaaccacaacaaccactacaccaccaccaacaacaaccacaacaaccactacaccaccaccaacaacaaccacaacaaccattACTCTGACAACAACCCCTTCCACTACGCCCTCAACAACCCCTACTTCACCAACACCCACTTCACCCACTACTACTCCACACTGCCTGACCAAGACTGTCTGTGAATGGTCAGACTGGATTAGCAAATACTATCCCTCTGTTGGACCAGAAGGAGGAGATTTTGAAACCATAGAAAATATAAGGAAATCTGGAATTAATATTTGTAGCCAACCGAAGGAAGTAGAATGCAGAGCCAAAGACAACATCTATGTTCCTTTGGCCGAACTAGGTCAAAATGTTGAATGCAATCCCTCAGTTGGACTGATATGCCGCAACAAGGATCAAGGCATCCCACCAATATGCTACAACTATGAGATCAGAGTcagatgttgtgttgatgttTGTAGCAATGAGACACCTCCCACCGCAGAAAGGCCCACAACAACCATTATAACATCAACAACTACCccaacaacaagaacaacaacagAAAGTCAAACAACAactaccccaacaacaacaacaacagaaagtccaacaacaacaactaccccaacaacaacaacaacaacaacaacagaaagtcaaacaacaacaactaccccaacaacaagaacaacaacagAAAGTCAAACAACAACTACCccaacaacaagaacaacaacagAAAGTCAAACAACAactaccccaacaacaacaacaacaacagaaattCCAACAACCACAACTAAGTCAACGACTCCATCCATAACAACAATAGTAACAGAGGAAGTTACAACTGGTCCAGAATCAACAACACCTAccaccaaaacaacaacaacaaccaccacagaAAGTCCATcaaccacaacaacatctaagacaacaacatattcTCCAACAAGTGAAACAACAGAGGAAATTACAACTGGTCCAGAATCAAcaactcccacaacaaccactacaccaacaaccaccacagaaatcccatcaaccacaacaacaactaagTCAACGACTCCATCCATAACAACAAAAGTAACAGAGGAAGTTACAACTGGTCCAGAATCAACTGCACCTACTtccacgacaacaacaacaacaacaaccaccaccacagaaaatccaacaacaactactgcaacaacaacaaccacaacaacagaacctccaacaacaacaacagaaagtcCAACAACCACAACTACACCAACAATTCCATCCACAACAACAAAAGTAACAGAGGAAGTTACAACTGGTCCAGAATCAACAGCACCtactaccacaacaacaacaacaacaacaacaaccaccacagaaagtccaacaacaactacagcaacAAAATCAAACCCAACCACAACTCCTACCATTACCCCAGGCACTCTCCCTACCATTACCCCAACAACAACCCCTACCATTACCCCAACAACAACCCCTACCTTTACCCCAACAACAACCCCTACCATTACCCCAACAACAACCCCTACCattaccccaacaacaacaacccctACCATTACCCCAACAACAACCCCTACCATTACCCCAACAACAACCCCTACCATTACCCCAACAACAACCTCTACCATTACCCCAACAACAACCCCTACCATTACCCCAACAACAACCTCTACCATTACCCCAACAACAACCCCTACCTTTACCCCAACAACAACCCCTATCATTACCCCAACAACAACCCCTACCATTACCCCAACAACAACCCCTACCATTACCCCAACAACAACCTCTACCATTACCCCAACAACAACCCCTACCATTACCCCAACAACAACCATTACCCCAACAACAACCTCTACCATTACCCCAACAACAACCTCTACCATTACCCCAACAACCACCCCTACCATTACCCCAACAACAACCCCTACCATTACCCCAACAACAACCCCTACCATTACCCCAACAACAACCCCTACCATTACCCCAACAACAACCCCTATCATTACCCCAACGACAACCCCTACCACGACCACAAGCCCTACCACGTTATGTTTTTGCACATACAAAAATCTACATTTCCCTGCTG GTTCCTTGATATATAATGAGACTGATGGGGCAGGCTGGTGTTTCACATCCTACTGTAACTCAAGTTGTGTTGTTGAGAAACAAGCCAGACCATGTCCCTCTACGACCCCAGCTACAGTCAGCACTGTCTCAGCTACAGTCAGCACTGTCTCAACTACAGTCAGCACTGTCTCAACAACAACAGAAGCTACACATTCTACAACATCTACATTGTCCCCGACTACACCTTACAAGGGCTGTGAATATGTCATTCCACCAAGAAAG GATGGTGAGACTTGGAAGACAGACAACTGCACTACTCAGACTTGCCACAGGGGTGTAATTACCACAAAGTTTGTGGTTTGTGAGTCTGTCGAAAAGCCTGTGTGTGAAAATGGATACCCACCAGTGAAAGTCTATGACGAATCAGGTTGCTGCTATCACTACGAATGTGAAT GTATATGCTATGGATGGGGAGACCCTCATTACGTCACATTTGATGGCCAATATTACAGTTTCCAGGAAAACTGCACCTACGTTTTGGTTAAAGAAATAGTTCCTCGACAGAACTTCAGTGTCATCATCGACAACTATAACTGCGATCCGTCTGGACATGCGACCTGCCCTCAGTCTCTGATTGTCAATTACAAGTCTTACAAAATCGTTCTTACTCCGAAGAGATTAAACGTGACAACAAATATG GTTTATATCAATGGAAATCAGATCTTCCCAACCTTTTCTAATGAAGACCTCATGATCACCAGCACTGGGGTAGAGTTACTGTTGAAGATCCCTGCCATTAAAGCAACAGTGATGTTTAAGTCCCTTATGTTCAGTGTAACCCTGCCAAACTCCCTAttccacaacaacacagaggggCAGTGTG GTACCTGTGACAATATCAGGAAAAACGATTGCAGATTACCGAATGGAAAGATTGACCCATCATGTCCTGGGATGGCTCATGAATGGAAGATTCCTGATGTTAAAAAACCCTACTGTGAACGGCAACCCCCTACCCTACCTACCCCTAAGCCTCCAACCTGCCCGTCAGGAAAGACATCAATCTGTGACATCATACTTAGCCC GGTCTTTAAGCAATGCCATGACGTTATCCCACAACAACCCTTCTTCGAGGCCTGTAAGTTTGATGTCTGCCACATGCCAAATATCTCAATCGGCTGCTCCAGCCTGGAAGCCTACGCTGTGAGGTGTGCAGGAGCTGGAGTCTGTATCGACTGGAGGAAATCAACTAATGGAACATGTG ATCTGACATGCCCTAAGACCAAAGTGTATAAGGCATGTGGCTCTACTATCCAGCCAACATGCAATTCAAG ATACAATGAAAAATATGTGCATCCATGTCAAGGAGCACAAATGGCCCGTGACGTTGTATGTGACTCATTCATGGAGGGCTGTTTCTGCCCTGAGGGTACCATCTTGTTCAACACATTCTCTGACACCTGTGTTCGTGACTGTG GATGCACAGGACCTGATGGAAAACCCAAACAG TTTGGTGAGACTTGGTACAGTAACTGCCAGAAGTGCACGTGTAATGCTGACACACTGAGTGTCCAGTGTGAACCAGTGAAATGTCCGCCCCAAGAAATTGTTACCTGTAAGAAGTACGGTGAGGTGTTGGTCAACGAGACGGTGGACTGCTGTCAGAAAAATACATGTG TGGCCAAACCTGTTTGTGTCCACAACAATACTGAATACACG CTTGGTGAAAATGTTCCCAACGGCACCTGTGAGGAGTGCAAGTGTGGTCCTAAAAAGGATCCAGTCTCCAAGCTATATGTTGTTGAGTGTGCCCAAATCAACTGTTACACCACCTGCCCAACG GGTTATGAGTATGAAGTCGCACCTGAGAAATGTTGTGGAACGTGTGTACAGAAGGACTGTGTTGTCGGTCTCCCAGATGCCACATCTCACATCATTCAG CTTGGGAAGTTTTGGTCGCCCCCTAGTGACCGCTGTGTGAAGTATGAAtgcacaaagacaaacagccagttCATCGTTGTGGAATCCAAATTGAAATGCCCAGTGTTCCGTCCAGAGGACTGTGTCCCT GGAACTGAGAAAACTGATGCAAATGGATGTTGCACAACCT GCACTTTAATCAGTCACTGTGATGTGAAGAACACCACCACCTACCTAGAGGTGAATAACTGCAGGTCCTCTGTGCCGGTGGAAATCTCAGCCTGCGGGGGATCCTGTGGAACATCTTCTAT GTACTCTGCAGAGAAAAACACCCTGATGCACTCCTGCTCCTGCTGTCAAGAGATGTCTACCAGTGAGAGGAAGGTGGAGATGGTCTGCCCTGATGGGAAGAAGATCATGCAGTCCTACATTTACATTGATAAGTGTGGCTGCCATGACTCTGAGTGTGACAAGAAGAACCACTTAGATTAG